One genomic region from Labeo rohita strain BAU-BD-2019 chromosome 7, IGBB_LRoh.1.0, whole genome shotgun sequence encodes:
- the LOC127167789 gene encoding uncharacterized protein LOC127167789, with translation MSLTVSQDEGVTLITITSNPNSKCPMLCQILGAQCSPVCTVSQHVKGKMMDIYMALGIVQIIAGVLNLVTGILFITYGIHDHIMMFNVPFWLGGVFVGVGVVSIVADQFPSYFMLLVTVVLNKVMALLAMIGLALYAWDLVGAENTADMYYGNAMNRWMSLREILDVTMMIISALQLCVTLSFSVLTLKELCETNSMEDTELYKPLKEEITISHVC, from the exons ATGTCTCTGACAGTGTCTCAGGATGAGGGGGTGACACTGATCACCATCACCTCCAACCCCAACAGCAAATGCCCAATGCTGTGTCAGATCCTGGGAGCTCAGTGCAGTCCTGTGTGTACCGTATCACAGCATGTGAAAGGGAAGATGATGGACATCTATATGGCACTTGGG ATTGTGCAGATTATAGCAGGAGTCCTCAATCTTGTGACAGGGATTTTATTCATAACCTATGGGATACATGATCACATTATGATGTTTAATGTTCCATTCTGGCTTGGTGGTGTG tttgttGGAGTTGGAGTGGTGTCTATTGTTGCAGATCAGTTCCCCAGTTATTTTATG CTGCTCGTCACTGTGGTGTTAAACAAAGTCATGGCTCTGCTGGCTATGATAGGCCTTGCACTGTATGCATGGGACTTGGTGGGCGCTGAGAATACTGCAGATATGTACTACGGCAATGCG ATGAATCGCTGGATGTCACTCCGTGAAATACTGGATGTCACTATGATGATCATATCAGCCCTTCAGCTCTGTGTGACCCTCAGTTTCTCTGTCTTGACCCTGAAAGAACTGTGTGAAACAAAT TCTATGGAGGACACTGAACTTTACAAGCCACTCAAAGAAGAGATCACTATCAGTCATGTATGTTAG